TCTTTTGTCTTTTTCGGCCGCCCGGGCGGGTTTTACGCTATAGTTTTATTCGTAAAAATGTATTCGCCTAAAGCCGGTAAGGAGCTCCCGGGGGTCGCTCTTACAGGCTAAGACTCATTACATTTTACTCACAAAAGCTGCCGCTCCACCCCCTGGCGGAACAGCCACAAGAAACACGTGTAATTAATTGATTTTTAACAGTTTAACTCGTTTAGTTTTTGTAATTTTACATTGCTACAATCAGAAACCGACAAGTATAAATAAACAAGATATTGGGAACAATTAAATATTTAATATTAATTGTTGTTTTTTCAAGCCTTTCCGGGTAACCGGGAAGGCTTTTTATTATATTCACAAAAGTATTATAGCAGACAACAAAAACTTACATGAAAGAGTCTATCTAATTAATTAGTACTTCCTTTCAGCAGATTTAGCTTCGCTGATTCTAAAGAATTCTCCACTTCGCTATTGCTTCGATCGATATGACAGTAAAATCCCCTTCTACTCCTAATTAAAAAACATCTTATCCAGTGTAGATACGTTCTTGATACGGGTAAATTCCAAACCGCTTGGCTTATACATATCATTTATATCTACTTCATAAGCTTCCTCTATTTTATAGCGTACCATCTTCAAAGTGGAATTCACCATTTTATTGTCCTCAGAAAATATTTCCGGAGCAATAATAAACAATGAGGGCATCCATTTATTCGGGAACTTGGCTTTATAAACAGGATCCTGTTTAAATGATTTTACTTCCCTCTCAATCATACTGTAAAGAGCATGTGCATCTTCAACACCATTATTGGCCATATAACTTTTAACATTTGCTTCATCAAGAGTGATAACGGCAGTAGTAAACTTACGATGATCGTTGTGAACAATAGCCTGATGAAGCAATGGAGAGTTATATACTATACCTTCTTCTATTTCCTCAGGCGAGTATTTCTCACCATCTTCAGAGATTAAAAGTGCTTTTTCACGACCCGTTACAACAAGAAAGCCATCGGAATCTTTATATCCTAAATCGCCGGTATACAAGCTACCACCTTTAATAGTTTCGGATGTTGCTTCCTCATTTTCGTAATAACCTTTCATCACATTATCCCCGGTTATTACTATCTCACCCTTCTCTCCTGTTTTACATTCACTGCCATCTTCCTTCATTATACGACATGTAACCGTAGGCATAATTGCTCCGGAAGACCCCAATTTATGATTAAAAGGTGTGTTTGTTGAAATAACAGGTGTAGCTTCGGTAAGTCCGTAGCCCTGATAAACAGGAACGCCTATTGAATAGAAAAATTGTTGCTGTTTAATATCCAACAAAGCTCCACCCCCTACCATATACTTCAGGTTTCCTCCGAAAACATCTTTTAGCTTGGAAAAAATCAACTTTTTGGCAAGAAAATAAACCGGATAGTTTTTTAAATAGGTTACAAAACCGGCTTTTTTAAATCCATCTTTGTTAAGTATTATTCCGGCTTCCAGTCCGGCATTGAATAATGATTCTATAAATCCGCCTTTAGCAGTAATACCGTCGGTAATTTTCTTCATCAGATTACCGGATAAAGCCGGTACGGTAAGTAAAAAGTCAGGTTTTACCTCCTTAAGATTTATAGGAATATTTTTTATAGGATTCATTCCTCCTCCCCTGTTATCGAGAAAATACAGCGACATACCACTGAACAACGCTCCGTAAATCGCCACAGTATGAGCAAAACAGTGATCGATAGGCAGGATTATTAATGTTTTCAAACTTTCATCAGCCCTAAACATTTTCACCCCGTCGGCACTGTTTGATACATAGTTTTTATGTGTCAACATTATTCCCTTAGGGCTACCGGTTGTTCCGGAAGTATAAGAAACTGTTACAACATCTTCCTCATCAACACTCTCCTCTATCGATTTCATAGTCGAGTAAGTAGCATTATAGAGTGCTTCTCCTTCTTCAAGCAGTTTGTGATATGTTTTAACTCTGTCTTCAGGAATATTTGCTTCAGTTATTTTCTTCTCAAGAAAATCAGCATCATCATCCAAATACACAAGATAAAACTCTTTATTCTCAATCTGTTCCCAAATATTTAACACCTTATCAAGGTAGTTTTTAGAAACAAAAATACCTTTTGAATTAGAGTGGTTCAGTCTGAAAGGCAGTTCTTCCTGTAACAATTTTACTGACAAAGGCACGGAAGCAGCTCCATTATAGATTACTGCAAACTCAGAAATCACCCAGCGCGATGACCCTTCGGAAAGAATGGCAAAATTATCACCTTTTTCTAAGCCCAAACTGTGTAAAGATGCTGAAAGATTCTTTGCCCTTTCATTAACCTGCCTATATGAACTTGGCTCCCAACCATTATCTGTTTTATCAAGCATATAGGCTTTATCACGGTATAAATTAGCTGCATCGTATAGTCTGCTTAGAATTGTACTCATATGTTTTGTTTATTTATTACAATCGACAAAGATAATTTATTTTCTCCTAAAGAATAATAAACACAACTAAACAGTAGTCTATTTTACAAAAAAAAATCACTCCCCGACAAAAATCACAGTTGTGATAATTGATGGGAGAGTGACTCAGATTTTATTCTATTCATCAGAAAATCCGTAGACAGCTAATGAACAATTACTTAGTTAAACTGTTGCTTCCAGTAAACCATTTGTTTTTCTAACTGCTTCGGCAGAAGATTTCATTTTTTCAATTTCAGCCTCAGAAAGGTCTATTTCTAATATCTGCTCAATTCCGTTTTTACCGATAACAGCAGGAACACCAATACAAATATCGTTTAAGCCATATTCTCCTTCCAGAAGACAAGAACATGGGAACATTTTTTTAGAATCCAGAGCTATAGCTTTAACCATTTCAGATACAGCTGCACCAGGAGCATACCATGCACTTGTTCCTAATAATTTAGTAAGTGTAGCACCTCCAACTTTTGTAGCCTCTACAACTTCCTTTTGTTTTTCAACTGAGATAAATTCCGATACAGGAACACTGTTACGGCTAGCTTTCTCAATCAACGGCACCATACCTGTATCACTGTGACCACCAATTACCATTGCTCCAATTTCTGATGTTGGGCAATCCATAGCTTCAGCTAAACGATATTTAAAACGTGCACTGTCAAGAGCTCCTCCCATACCTATTACACGGTTTTTTGGAAGACCTAAAGATTTTGCTGCAAGATATGTCATTGTATCCATAGGATTACTAACAACAATAAGAATTACATCAGGAGAATGCTTGATTATATTTTCTGCTACAGTTTTAACAATTCCTGCGTTAGTCCCAATAAGCTCCTCACGAGTCATACCGGGTTTACGTGGAATACCACTTGTAATAACAGCTACATCGCTTCCGGCAGTTTTTGAATAATCTCCGGTAGTACCTGTAATAGTAGAGTCAAAGCCATTTAATGAAGACGTTTGCATTAAATCCATTGCCTTACCTTCAGCAAAACCTTCTTTGATATCAACCAATACTATTTCGTCTGCGAAATCCTTAATAGCTGTGTATTCAGCGCAACTTGCACCTACAGCACCTGCTCCTACAATTGTTACTTTCATTTGAATATAGTTTTATATTTATTTTGATTAGAATCATTTTTATAAACAAATCTTCATAAAAACAAATCATCTATTATTGAACACATATTATTAGAAGGTGGAAGTTCAAAATTAATCCTATAAATTCAAAAAAAAATCCAATGATTTATATCAGGGTTTTACAGATCTGTGAATATTTATTAACATAACATTTTAACGATTGAGTGAGAGAATGAGAGAATGAGAGAATGAGAGTGTGAGAGAATGAGAGAGAGTGTGTGAATATTATACTAAGCCATTATTGCATTAAAGTATTAGAACATTAAATAATTAGATCATAAAAACATTGGCTTCGACAGGCTCAGCCACCGAAATCAATAAATCATTTCAAAAAAAAAGACCCCCAATCCGGAGGCCTCTTCTATATATTAATTTAAATACTGATTAAGCATCAATATTAGCATATTTTGCATTTTTCTCGATAAATTCACGACGTGGCGGAACCTCATCACCCATCAGCATAGAGAATACTCTATCAGCTTCTGTAGCATTATCGATAGTTACCTGACGTAAAATTCTGTTATCAGGATCCATGGTAGTTTCCCAAAGTTGCTCTGCGTTCATCTCCCCAAGACCTTTGTAACGTTGTATACCAACTCCTTTATCGGTACCTCCTGACAATTCATAAACTAATTTATCACGCTGCTCATCATCCCAGGCATAAGCACTTTTCTGACCCTTCTTTACCTGATACAATGGAGGAGTAGCAATATATACATATCCTTTTTCGATCAGTTCTTTCATATAACGGAAGAAGAAAGTAAGAATAAGTGTTGCAATGTGGCTACCATCCACATCGGCATCGGTCATAATTACAACCTTGTGATATCTTAACTTTTCAAGGTTCAATGCTTTTGTATCTTCCTCGGTACCAACTGATACACCCAAAGCTGTATACATATTCTTTATCTCCTCGTTTTCGAAAACTTTGTGTTGCATAGCTTTCTCAACATTCAGAATCTTACCACGTAGTGGTAGAATAGCCTGGAAATTACGGTCACGACCTTGTTTTGCCGTACCACCCGCAGAATCTCCCTCTACAAGGAATACTTCTGTTTCAAATGGATCTCTCGAAGAACAATCGGCAAGTTTTCCGGGAAGTCCACCGCCTACCATAACAGTTTTTCGCTGAACCATTTCGCGGGCTTTACGTGCAGCCTGACGTGCACGGGCAGCTAAAATAACTTTCTGAACAATCATTTTAGCCTCATTTGGATTTTCTTCCAAATAATTAGTAAGCATTTCACCTACAGCCTTATCTACTGCTCCACTAACTTCTTTATTTCCAAGTTTAGTTTTGGTTTGACCTTCGAACAAAGGCTCCATAACCTTTACAGAAATAATAGCTGTTAACCCTTCACGGAAATCATCTCCCTGAACTTCTACTTTTTCCTTAGCCAACAATCCTGACTCATCGGCATATTTCTTAAGAGTACGTGTAAGAGCTCTACGGAAACCGGCAAGGTGAGTACCTCCTTCGTGAGTATTAATATTGTTTACATATGAGTGTAAGTTCTCTGTATATGAAGTGTTGTAGTGCATTGCAACTTCAACAGGAATATCATCTTTTTCACCGTCCATATAGATAACACTATCCATAAGCTTCTCACGGTTTGAATCGATAAATTCAACAAATTCTTCTAATCCTCTTTCTGATATAAAAGTCTCAGTTTCAGAATTCCCTTCTTCATCTTTTTCTCTTAAATCAGTTAACTTAATTGTAATTCCTTTATTCAGGTACGACAACTCACGCATACGAGCCTGAAGGATATCATAATGATACTCTTCTTCAGTAAAAATGCTCATGTCAGGTTTAAAGGTTACAATTGTACCTGTAACATCAGTTACCCCAACTTCTTTTACATCAGCCTGAGGAATACCTATTTTATAGTTTTGCTCATATATTTTTCCTTCCCTATGAACTTCAACCTTCAAATCGGTTGATAATGCGTTTACACACGATACCCCAACCCCGTGAAGACCACCGGAAACTTTATATGAATCTTTATCGAATTTACCTCCGGCATGAAGAACTGTCATAACAACTTCAAGAGCCGATTTCTTTTCTTTAGGGTGCATGGCCGTAGGTATACCACGTCCATTATCTTTTACTGTTATTGAGTTATCTTCATTGATTATAACATCAATAGTATCACAATGACCGGCCAGAGCCTCATCAATAGAGTTATCTACTACTTCATATACCAGGTGATGTAATCCTCTCTGTCCAACATCTCCAATATACATTGCAGGACGTTTTCTAACGGCTTCCAGACCTTCTAATACCTGAATATTCTCAGCTGAATAATCCTTATTATTTCCTTCTTGACTCATCTGTTTATTATATGCTTTATAAGTAAATAGAATACTCCTCCACTTTAACAAAATCCCTATGACGAAATTAATTTAACTATGGAGTGTACGTCTATATTACTTTTTGAGATTTTCTATATTCAAAACGAGCAAATATAACCATTATTATAAGAAATAATAACGCTATTTTGACACAATTATCATATAGTTTTTAACATTTTATCGAAAAATATAAAACACCCCTGAATGATTAATCTCATTCAGGGGTGTTTTATTTATATACTGCATCTAAACAGTGAAACAGTAAGGCAGTGAAACTGTGAACCGGCCTACTTCTTCCAGCTAAACTCTGTCAGAACTCCAAAGTGCTTTGAAGGAAACTTTATAGGGTGATGCTTTATAACCTGCGAGTCTTTCACCTGTAACTTACTCCCTTTATAATAGATATAATCAACTCTTCCCTGACGCTTATCTTTCGATTCGGTACAACAGGTATATCCGGGATATAATCTGCCTCCCTGATAAAGACTTCGGTATGAATCTACATAGTTATATTTATCTAATAAATTAGATACCGGATAATGATATTTACCTCCATCATAATCGGCAAACGACAATGAATTCAATTCACCGGAAAAAACAATAGAAGTACTCGACTTAGGCTTTATCATAACTCTGATTTGCTCAAGCATTTCCTTTAAGTCAACCCCTCTTTTCTTTGATTCTGCAACTCTGTATTCGTTTTTGGAATATCCACTTTCAAAGCTGCTCCAATCGGGGGTGTTTTCAAGCGAAATATTAAAGAAATAAACATATTGATTCTTAGAAATAGCAATTTCCACCCCTCCGCTTTTATCAGCTGTATAAAGTTTAACCGTTCTTTTTATAGGGAATTTACTTAAGATTGAAAGTTTTTCACTTATGGAATAAAAATAATAACCTAAACCATCTGCCAGATACTCTCCCGAACCATTGGTTTCCTGCAAGGCAATAATATCGGCTTTAGAGTCTTTTATCACTTCAAGTGTACGATCCAGACCTATGAGCTCTCCATGGCTCTTGCCGCCATCAGATATATTCCAGGTCAGGAATTTTATATTCTTATAAAAATATCCGTTAACTCCTTCTTCTCCACTGTATTTAGAGTTGTTTTGGTATAATTTAACTACCCTGCCATTGTGAACCTGATCTTTAAAAAGATGTGCCGATTTAATATATCCGTTAAACGAATATCTTTCATCATTGCCATTCCCTCCTAAATATAAATTTAGAAATCTTGACAGATCTCCTTTACCAACATTTACTATTCCAACATTTGTACCATCAAAATACAACCAAACCTGATTCTTAGTATAATCGTAAACAAGGCCAATTAAATGAAATTTTCCATCGTTAATAGCTTGTCTTTTTGCCGTGGCATTGTATTGTGAGACTACTTTATGATTTTGATAAAACTGCCAACTCCACGCTCCATTCTCACTGGCTCTGATCTCCCATCCATCATCTTCTGACGATTTTTTATTTGATAATATCACAGCCGATTGTTCTACATCCCTGGCTGCCTTTACCCATACAAATGCAGAAAATGAAGCACTAGGAGCTTCTAAATATGATAATTTAAACTTTATAGCTTCCCTGTTTCTTGCAGATTTTGAGAAATCTAATACCAAATTATTATTTTCAGAGGTAATATCATACTTGCGATACTGCTCCGATTTATTCCTGCCATCAAATCTTACGGACCAACTTGCTTCCTGAGAAAACATTTTGTAGGGCTGTAAAACAATTATTATCAATACTAAAATCAGTCTATTCATCTTCCACGGTTTAGAGCTCGCAAATATAAAATAATTTTGTAGTTAGAGGCCAATGTAAAAAAGAAACCGGGACAAAATTTTATTAGTCCCGGTTCCATAAATTATACTCATCCTACACTACCCATGACAACCTTTTTTTTTACCGCCAAAGTTTCGCAAAGTATTTTTGCGTTACGTTGCGCATACCTTAGCGTTACTTTGCGGTTATTTTTTTGTCATCAGCTCACCGTGTCCCGGCTAAGCCGTTGATTGAAGTGTTTCTCGAAAAACTTACCTCTACCTGTGTCAGTTACAAGCTTATTTTTGCACTAAGCATGAAATTCCTTCCAATATTATAAAATTCACTTTGAGAATCCATATTCTTATACGATCTGTTTAAATGCTCGTAATAATTAAGATTAAAAATATTTATTATGGAAGCATCTATTCTTAAGTGGCTATTAATTTCATAACCTCCAAACAGATCCATCACGCCAAAGCCCGGAGAAGCACTTTCCTTTACACTAACAGCCACTCTGTCCTGTTCTGCAACCAAACGCTGGTTTATCTTAGCGTACCACTTTTTATTTTCGTACATCAACGAAATATTTGCTTCCATTGGGGGTATTTCAGCTAAAGGCTCATCCAAATCTATATTCTGTGCATGAGTATAAAAACCTGAAGCATCAAATTTCAAATTTTTAAAGATTTCAAAACCAAAGTTTAACTCTAGTCCATATATTTTTGCCCGGTCAATATTAACAAATTTCTTTTTTCCGGGTATCCCTTCTTCAGGAATTGGCATAGAAACCAACTCGGAACTGATGTAATTCCCTACAACCGAGTAATATCCATTTACTCCCATCCACCATTTATCTCCATGGCGGTTAAGACTCAAATCTGCCTGGTTGTTTATTTCAGCATCCAACATTGGATTTCCGAAATACACAAAATTATCTCTACCCACCGGCAAAATATTCACATATCGCTTCTGAATACTTGCCGTTTGAACACCCCGACCTACAGATAATTTTGTATTCCAATTTTCTGAAAGCCTATAAATCCCGGAGATATTAGCTGAAAAATTAAGCTCATCCTCAGGGTGAATTCCTTCATTCCCTGCTTCAAATTTTGGATCTGGTTCTTTAGTATCGGATTGAACAAAATCGAATCTCATTCCGGTTTGAAGAGAGAAATCATTACCTGCATGTAAGTTATATTGAGCAAAAACACCGTAATCATTTACATATGAATCCTGCCATACCTGTTTTGTAGAAACAAATTCTCCGGTAGGCTTTACCTTCTCATTATCACCCTGATTAGCTATATTTTTCATATCTAAACCGACATAAAAAATATTATCATCATTTGAACCCAGCTCAAACTCAATTTTTCCACCATAAGCCTGCGAATATGTGGTTGATGTAGAAATCACCTTAGCAGCCGATGGTCTGACACTATTTGACATTACGTGCTCCACATCCGAATAAAATGCTTTAATCTTTATATTTTTAAGAAAACCTGTCTGAAACCTGTTGTCGTAATCAACAGTAGCTACTGTACCATTATCAATATCAGTATCCATCGGCAATCCCGGATGCATTATATCCCTTCCGAAAGACTGACGAAAATTTACTCTTATATGTTGATTTTCGTCAATGCTATATCCTCCTTTAAGAGAATAGTCGTTTGTTTGGAAAGAAGAAACAATCTCCTGACCGCTTCCGCTCTTATAGTTACCGAAACGTTTTATCCCTCCATCAGCCGTGAAATACCAGTTTTGTTGAACTACACCCGCTTTTAAGGATGAAAAATAGCTTCCGCCATTTGTCTCATAACCGCCTTCCAATGAGGCTCTGTATAATTTATCGGCGTCATAAACAGGTGCTTTAGTAACTAAGTTTACTACCCCACCAAGAGATGAACCATATCTAACAGAATAGGGTCCTTTTATTATCTCGATTTTTTCTACTTCTTCAGGAGTTATATGAGTTGTAACCGGATCCATTCGGTTTGGACATGCCGGAGCCACAGTTGTTCCTCCATCAAACTGAATGTTTAACTGTTCATATTTAAAGCCCCTGAACACAGGATCCATTGCGTAGCCTCCTTTTTTATCGATCCCAAATCCCGGAACACCTGAAAATAAACTTCCGGCATCGTGATTTTTCTTTTTTGAAATTTCATTATTTATTATACTCAACTGTAAAGGAGATTCCTTTTTTTCTTCAGTTAGTACTATTTCATCCAATACATTTACTTCTTGCGCATTAGTTGTCACTACAAAACACATTAGCACAAAAAATATAACATACCTCTTATAGTATTTTATATTTATATTCATTTTGTTTTTTTTGAATTAATTGAACCACTATCCATAAAAAAACATTCAACATATTTCACAATATTGAATAACTAAATATGGGTTAATGATAAATTACAAATGATTATTTAAGTGAAGTATTTTGGGGGTGGGGTCCGAAGTTCTGAATAGATATTATAATCGTGTTCCTGATAAATAAAATTATCTTTCAATTCAATATCAAAATCTTTTTCTTCGGAGTATAAAGCATAATCAAAAGCAAAATATTCCAAACTGAGTCTCTCACTTATTGTTGCTTCTTTCTCTTCCTGATCTTCGGCCAATGCACGTGTTTTCTTTATCAGATAACATTTACCATTACACCCCATCTCAGGATTATCTTTATTCTCGCACAATTCCTGACTTATATATTCATAATTAGTTATATACTCAAAAAAAGGTATACTCTGGAAACTTATTACCAGAAAATAACTTGTTAATATTATAAAACTAATTAATTTCGACATTCTAAAATTAAACTCTCATAGGTTATTTTAAGGAGATAAAGATATAATTATCTTTTATTAAAAAAACATAATATAAAAAAAACATGATTAAGCACATAGTACTGTTCAAATTTAAAGATACGAAAAAAGAAAATTTCATGAAGGAGATTAAGCAGGATTTGGAAAATCTTGTTAACACTATTGAAGAACTAAAGGAAATGGAAGTTGGATTAAACTTTCTGGAAGACAACAGCATGCCTGATTTAGTTCTGACTTCGACATTCGAAAACAGGGAAGGTTTGGAAGTGTACAGAACCCACCCCGAACACGTTAAAGTAGTTGAAAAAATTAAACCGATGGCTACTGACCGATCAGTTGTTGATTATGAAGTTTAAAATTAAATAAGGATATTGTCTAAATAGGGACAATATCCTTTTTTATCATTAGTCAAGCTCCTGTTTCTTAAAAACAACTGTTTTAGAATCAAATGTATTAGCTCCAAATATTCCTATAGCATCTCCTTCGATATTTGTAGGCGGATTACCAGGAATAATATCCTGTCCCATGCCCATAATTCTTGATAAAGTATAGAAATATTCATAGTTACTTTCGTCTACCCCCAACAGTTCTACTCTAACAGTACTATTGTCTTCCATTTCAACTCCATCAAACGGATATGATACAGACTCTCCTCCCAAAAACTTATCGTTCATAACATAGAATCCTTTTAATATATCATCGCCGATAAACAGTCTAAGCCTGTAAAAATTAACTTCGTCCGGCGAATCCCTGAAGTGACATATAATCCTGTATAACTCTTTTTCAGGTCTGCTAAACTCACTTGACAT
This sequence is a window from Bacteroidota bacterium. Protein-coding genes within it:
- a CDS encoding AMP-binding protein: MSTILSRLYDAANLYRDKAYMLDKTDNGWEPSSYRQVNERAKNLSASLHSLGLEKGDNFAILSEGSSRWVISEFAVIYNGAASVPLSVKLLQEELPFRLNHSNSKGIFVSKNYLDKVLNIWEQIENKEFYLVYLDDDADFLEKKITEANIPEDRVKTYHKLLEEGEALYNATYSTMKSIEESVDEEDVVTVSYTSGTTGSPKGIMLTHKNYVSNSADGVKMFRADESLKTLIILPIDHCFAHTVAIYGALFSGMSLYFLDNRGGGMNPIKNIPINLKEVKPDFLLTVPALSGNLMKKITDGITAKGGFIESLFNAGLEAGIILNKDGFKKAGFVTYLKNYPVYFLAKKLIFSKLKDVFGGNLKYMVGGGALLDIKQQQFFYSIGVPVYQGYGLTEATPVISTNTPFNHKLGSSGAIMPTVTCRIMKEDGSECKTGEKGEIVITGDNVMKGYYENEEATSETIKGGSLYTGDLGYKDSDGFLVVTGREKALLISEDGEKYSPEEIEEGIVYNSPLLHQAIVHNDHRKFTTAVITLDEANVKSYMANNGVEDAHALYSMIEREVKSFKQDPVYKAKFPNKWMPSLFIIAPEIFSEDNKMVNSTLKMVRYKIEEAYEVDINDMYKPSGLEFTRIKNVSTLDKMFFN
- a CDS encoding malate dehydrogenase, giving the protein MKVTIVGAGAVGASCAEYTAIKDFADEIVLVDIKEGFAEGKAMDLMQTSSLNGFDSTITGTTGDYSKTAGSDVAVITSGIPRKPGMTREELIGTNAGIVKTVAENIIKHSPDVILIVVSNPMDTMTYLAAKSLGLPKNRVIGMGGALDSARFKYRLAEAMDCPTSEIGAMVIGGHSDTGMVPLIEKASRNSVPVSEFISVEKQKEVVEATKVGGATLTKLLGTSAWYAPGAAVSEMVKAIALDSKKMFPCSCLLEGEYGLNDICIGVPAVIGKNGIEQILEIDLSEAEIEKMKSSAEAVRKTNGLLEATV
- the gyrB gene encoding DNA topoisomerase (ATP-hydrolyzing) subunit B; the encoded protein is MSQEGNNKDYSAENIQVLEGLEAVRKRPAMYIGDVGQRGLHHLVYEVVDNSIDEALAGHCDTIDVIINEDNSITVKDNGRGIPTAMHPKEKKSALEVVMTVLHAGGKFDKDSYKVSGGLHGVGVSCVNALSTDLKVEVHREGKIYEQNYKIGIPQADVKEVGVTDVTGTIVTFKPDMSIFTEEEYHYDILQARMRELSYLNKGITIKLTDLREKDEEGNSETETFISERGLEEFVEFIDSNREKLMDSVIYMDGEKDDIPVEVAMHYNTSYTENLHSYVNNINTHEGGTHLAGFRRALTRTLKKYADESGLLAKEKVEVQGDDFREGLTAIISVKVMEPLFEGQTKTKLGNKEVSGAVDKAVGEMLTNYLEENPNEAKMIVQKVILAARARQAARKAREMVQRKTVMVGGGLPGKLADCSSRDPFETEVFLVEGDSAGGTAKQGRDRNFQAILPLRGKILNVEKAMQHKVFENEEIKNMYTALGVSVGTEEDTKALNLEKLRYHKVVIMTDADVDGSHIATLILTFFFRYMKELIEKGYVYIATPPLYQVKKGQKSAYAWDDEQRDKLVYELSGGTDKGVGIQRYKGLGEMNAEQLWETTMDPDNRILRQVTIDNATEADRVFSMLMGDEVPPRREFIEKNAKYANIDA
- a CDS encoding LamG-like jellyroll fold domain-containing protein, translated to MNRLILVLIIIVLQPYKMFSQEASWSVRFDGRNKSEQYRKYDITSENNNLVLDFSKSARNREAIKFKLSYLEAPSASFSAFVWVKAARDVEQSAVILSNKKSSEDDGWEIRASENGAWSWQFYQNHKVVSQYNATAKRQAINDGKFHLIGLVYDYTKNQVWLYFDGTNVGIVNVGKGDLSRFLNLYLGGNGNDERYSFNGYIKSAHLFKDQVHNGRVVKLYQNNSKYSGEEGVNGYFYKNIKFLTWNISDGGKSHGELIGLDRTLEVIKDSKADIIALQETNGSGEYLADGLGYYFYSISEKLSILSKFPIKRTVKLYTADKSGGVEIAISKNQYVYFFNISLENTPDWSSFESGYSKNEYRVAESKKRGVDLKEMLEQIRVMIKPKSSTSIVFSGELNSLSFADYDGGKYHYPVSNLLDKYNYVDSYRSLYQGGRLYPGYTCCTESKDKRQGRVDYIYYKGSKLQVKDSQVIKHHPIKFPSKHFGVLTEFSWKK
- a CDS encoding TonB-dependent receptor, encoding MNINIKYYKRYVIFFVLMCFVVTTNAQEVNVLDEIVLTEEKKESPLQLSIINNEISKKKNHDAGSLFSGVPGFGIDKKGGYAMDPVFRGFKYEQLNIQFDGGTTVAPACPNRMDPVTTHITPEEVEKIEIIKGPYSVRYGSSLGGVVNLVTKAPVYDADKLYRASLEGGYETNGGSYFSSLKAGVVQQNWYFTADGGIKRFGNYKSGSGQEIVSSFQTNDYSLKGGYSIDENQHIRVNFRQSFGRDIMHPGLPMDTDIDNGTVATVDYDNRFQTGFLKNIKIKAFYSDVEHVMSNSVRPSAAKVISTSTTYSQAYGGKIEFELGSNDDNIFYVGLDMKNIANQGDNEKVKPTGEFVSTKQVWQDSYVNDYGVFAQYNLHAGNDFSLQTGMRFDFVQSDTKEPDPKFEAGNEGIHPEDELNFSANISGIYRLSENWNTKLSVGRGVQTASIQKRYVNILPVGRDNFVYFGNPMLDAEINNQADLSLNRHGDKWWMGVNGYYSVVGNYISSELVSMPIPEEGIPGKKKFVNIDRAKIYGLELNFGFEIFKNLKFDASGFYTHAQNIDLDEPLAEIPPMEANISLMYENKKWYAKINQRLVAEQDRVAVSVKESASPGFGVMDLFGGYEINSHLRIDASIINIFNLNYYEHLNRSYKNMDSQSEFYNIGRNFMLSAKISL
- a CDS encoding Dabb family protein, translating into MIKHIVLFKFKDTKKENFMKEIKQDLENLVNTIEELKEMEVGLNFLEDNSMPDLVLTSTFENREGLEVYRTHPEHVKVVEKIKPMATDRSVVDYEV
- a CDS encoding DUF4249 domain-containing protein, which translates into the protein MKKIYFIIINLSIILSSCEKVIDVDLNDAEPVIVVEGYLTDIEGMNYVLLSKSNSFYTTGEVEKLEGAEVEVVSGNGISYKLDEEEKGYYRNQNLKVETNQNYKLNIRYGSTILQSVSNSPSAVKIDSIEIMSSEFSRPEKELYRIICHFRDSPDEVNFYRLRLFIGDDILKGFYVMNDKFLGGESVSYPFDGVEMEDNSTVRVELLGVDESNYEYFYTLSRIMGMGQDIIPGNPPTNIEGDAIGIFGANTFDSKTVVFKKQELD